The stretch of DNA ATAAATGTGACCTATCTCGGCAAGACGCACTACACAAGAACAAGCCACGTGTCTGATGGCCGGAAAGGGATCAGTAAGGAATGCGAGCGTAATTTTCCCAACATCTTCAAAAAATGTCATTTCTGGTACAATGAATGAAAGAACGAGTTGTGCTGCTTGTAGTCTAACTTCTTCGGAGTCTTCAATAAGTGGTTGTTGCGTGTATCTTTGGTGGAAAACTGGGACTATGTATTGCAGAGCTGTTTTCTGAGCAGAGATGAGAGGGAGGTAgctggagagaagagaaagagccAGTTCTCTGCAGGATTCTACCGGGTCGGATACTATTCTTAGTAGGGGAGTGATTATGTCGCTAAAAAAGAGTTTCTCAAATTCCTCTCTGTTCATTGCCTTATCGATTGCTTCATGTTGAATACCCAGTAGTGCTTTTTTTCTAATCATTTTGTTTTCCTCACCCAAACAGTTAATGTGTCGGGCTATTGGCTGGTATATCATGTTTTTCATAATCAACTTGAATGTTGTTGGATACTACTCTATTATTTCTAGGAataaatgatatattattatctttcatgattaaatataataattaacagaATAATTTGTCCTTAAGACAATTCTGCTATTTGTTGTGATATCTACATTTGGCAATCTTAGACAAGAAGGCGTCACGTGTTTCACGTAAATGGTCCACTTACAACCAATCCAAaaactaatttaattttaaattaacctGCTTTTCTGGCATGTTATTAAGTCAGAAGTTCGGCGgagaatttcagaaaattatgtCACAAACAGGGGGCTttttccaaaaggatgaaaagataCGGGAAAATTTCGTTTCCGCGGTTAACAAGAAGGGGAAAAAATCACGTAtcatatattactcttttcaTGATGTCATTGAGCAATGAATGCCAGAGAAACCCCTTTTTTGTCGTATTTTCAAATTTGTAAACGTTCATTCATTTTAAGTATTTGAAAATATCGTTAAGTAACATAATTAATATTTCTCGCTACTAAGTGTTTCACCGATTTCTGAAATTCTACAAACTAGAGCTAGAATTACACAAATGTTCTCATGACTCTTTGAAAAACCGTGTTTTGGATATCTACGACCTGATTGTCCAAAAGAGTGATTTGGCCTTTTCCCTTCATTTCAAAAATTAGTATTCCGATTTAAAgagactttattgtttttgtataatAATCTGTTCCACATACAGTAGCAATCTATAAAATTTACTAATGTTCTGCCAGgaaattttctaaagaaaaataaattcatcTCCTTTCAGAAACTGATGAATTGCATTTCAAGAGGTTTTACTCATCCAAAACCGTCCACCCTGACAATAGACATCTAACAATTATCTGATTTTCCCCCATACGAGcagatttatttcatttaatcgtTCAGCCtcctataaaataataattcacgTTAAAACAATTACGTTAGCCTAATGGCCCAAATGAGGATGTTTATTAAAACTGATACAGAGTACAATCCACTAAAATCCGTTCTTGAAGGTCAAGacgtaaatatttcaaaagttaaaaatttcCGGGTAAGAAAGAAAGCTGAAAATTTCATTCTTATTCACGGAAAGCCATATCTGCGAAATAATAATCGACTTCACAAGCTTTTCATAGCTTTAACAAGcacagaagaaatgaaaatcattGCTTAAGAAATTCACGAAACAAATCATTGTGGGCATAATGCTCTGGATGCACTTTGCAGAAGGAGATTTTTTGTAATCAAGCGAAACATCATTCGTCAAGTCGTAACTGAGTGCAATATATGCAAGTTTGCTGTGCAGTATGACGATTCGAGCCATATTGTCGCTGATTTACCTGATGAAAGGTTTCAATTCGATTTAATTAATCTTAAAAGTTTTAAAGTTTATTGGTTATTATTGTAGATTTAAGAATCAAAATGATCATTTTTCTTGATTAATTTCTGTAGTCGAAATATGCATTCACTAGGAACATTCTGAACAAAAGTGGAAGAGAAGTGGCCGACAAATTAGaagaaatttttgtgaatttaacATTGGAAATAAAGTATCAACAACTCCACACATTGACTGGAATCTACTagcaaaaagaaatttcaaaggaAAATTTATATTCGAGATATAAATCCACCCCAATCCGCTACTCTATTAACATGGAAATTATTTGACTTGAACGCGAACACGCAGTTTAACAAATAATGGAAGAATACTTCTACTGCAGCGAAGGCAACAGATTTTAGAAGAGAACAAGTAAATTTCTCTAagaactttatattaaaatttctgatatttttaataattttaaataaactatTAAAAAATAGGACGACTAATGAATATTCCATGTCCCATTTACATAATCAGCGAAGTGAATGATATTAAAGTTTCTTAAAAAAATCAGTTAATTAATCGTATAGTTTAAATCATAGACTACTCATCCTCATCGGGAAGATTCTTGGTCATTAAATTTCCGGATTTACTGTTCACAGACCCTcgtctttaaaaattaaaatccaACACAAACGCATATCTGGATTTCTGTGCAATTTCACGCTGTAATATTTCCACTGACTCGACCAACTCATCTCTTTCATTCTGCACCTTCCTTAACTTACTTCTCATTGCATTCAACTCGTCGTCAGCTTCATCCATATTTCGCTTCAACAATTTATTTCTCGAATTGGCCATATCCACTTGCGATTTGAACGATTCGACCATTCTATGCTCGTCCTCGACATTTTGTTGTGATTCTCTTAGTTTCCTTTCCAAAGACCTCACGGAACGAAGAGCACTTTCTCGATCTCTGGAATTCTTATTACAGCATAACAACCTCGACTCAGATTCCAAGAGTGCCTCAACTTTGGCGACTTTCTGTTCAAGGACCTGAACAGCGGAAGCACTTGTCTTTGATCGTGCATAGTCCTCTTCCAAAACAGCAATTCGATTCTTGAGGTCTCTGTTTTGTCTCTCAGATGTAGAGAGCAGATCTCCAGCTCTGACGGCCTTATTTCTCTCAACTGCCAGTTCTTGACATGACTGTTCGTGTTGCGACTGAACTCTGCGAACGAGCTCCTCCAACTCTTCATGGCTGTTGACTTCTTCCTCCAACTCGGATTGTAGACTGCTAACAGTTCTCTTATATTGTGCAAGCTCTTGTTGTAGAGAGGATAATCGGGTGTTTTTATATGTGGACTCGTCCTTGTACTGATCTCTCTCCTCCTGCAATGCCTTTTTAATTTGTTCAAGAGAGCCGGCAGTGTTCAGAGCTTCTTCCAATTCGTTCGTCAAAGATTTGACTTTGGTCTGACTTTGCACTAAATTGGCAGAATGTTGTTCAGCACGAGCATGTGCCTCAGTGGACTCTCTCAGGGCCTCTTTCAATCCACTTccaagttttttgttttgtttgagcAAGTTATCTCTCTCAGACTCAAGCTGTGCCATAGCTGAGGACAGAGCACCCAACTCCCCTTCCAATTTCTTTTTGCTGGAAGCTGAAACAAGTCTGCTCTTCTGTTCATCATCTAACATATTCTCCGATTCTTTAAGTTTTCTGGCCATTGAACGGAGTCGCTCCTCATATTCCTCAGTCCTTTCTCTGGCCTGTCTTTCCCACTCTGTCTTATCTGATTGGTAAGACACATCTCTCCTCGTCATGTCATTCCGTAGCATGTAAATATCATCGTCCTGTTCTGCAATGAGTATATTTTGTTCTTCGATTTTCTTTTTGAATTGTCTAATCTCATCCCTCAAAATGTTCTTCTAAACAATGAAAGAATCCACTAACATCCGCAGTGTCCTCTGTTGACTGCACTTGAACAAGTTCTCTGCTCAATTGTGCACACTTTCGCTGATATTCGGTCAGCTGATCCTCCCTCTCCTCGTGCTCTCTACATGCACTCAAATAACGAGCTTCGATGTTACGACACTCCTGTTCTACTCTCTCCTTCTCCCGCAATGCACTAATATTATCCCTCAACACTCACTTTGCTCTGCCATTCTTCTCTTCTTGCAGACAAGAGTCAAACTTTTTTTGCTTTGACTCAAATGAGGCAATCACTCCCTGACAGGATTCCAACTGAATGTTGGCATCCTCCAACTCATTCTGCAGACGACGGACTGTCTTGTCCTGTCGTGCCTTCTCCGCAGTTagactttctttctctcctctcacaACATCAATTTCTTTGTTGAGACGACGAACAAGGTCCTCTCCTGCCTCCTTCTCAGCTGTCAATACTTCTAATCGTCTTGTCACATCCCCCAACTGAGATTAAGCACACGCTATACTTTTAATTGCAATTGTTGCACTTGTCGGTGGAGGGACTCAACCATGCCCTCTTCCTCATTCAACCTGTCCTTTAATTCATTCACTTCCGCTGTCTTGGAATTGAGCAAGCTGACtgtcctcttcctctctccacaCTCTTCCGACAGATTTTCTTCTGTCTCCGCCAATTGTTGACGAATTTGCTTCAACTGTCTTTCCAACTCTACCCCAGCCTTTTCCAACGTTTCCATATTTTCATTCACTTTTACCACTTCACCCTAAACACTCTACTTCATTGAATTACTCTCAATCGAGTGTTCTCTTCCAATGAGTCCTGCCTTTGTCTTTCGATATCACTCATCCGAGTACTCAAATCAACCATTTGCTGTTCTAattgctttctcttcttctctgaCTCGTTCTTTTGAGCGGTCAATCTTTCAACACTCTCCTCCACATTCGACTTGTCCTCCTCCAGAGATTTTAATGCCTTGGACAACACAGTCTCATTCTAAACCAATCAGAGATGATAATACTCTCTGGAGCAGTTCAACCTGCTCTGCATGAGCTTCCGCCTGCTGACTGTACTTGGTTTTCTGCTCTTTCAACATTTGCTCAGATTTCGTTCTCTGTTCCTCAATCTCTTTCATCAGGACAGAtatcctctcctccttctctcttcttaGTATCTTTTCTGCCTCCCCAATATCAGCAGTCTCCTCCTGCTCCATCCGAAGGTCACACAACTGCTGGGAgatttctcttctctccttttctagTTTTTTCCTtgattcaatttccatctcaAGTTCTTCTGTCACCGAGAGGAGTTTATTCTGATTATCTCTGCTTTCTTTGAGGTATTTCGTCTTCAGTAAAAGTTCCTCGTCGTATTTAGCAGTCAGTTGGAGACACTGCTCATTCCTGGCACTTAACTGTGAATGGATGTGCTCAATCTGAGCTGTCTTGTCTTCATTCAGTTCCCTCAACTCTGCCAACTCTGCACAcacttttctctcattcttctgtACTTCCCCCTTCGTCTACCAATAATTACAATATATCGACTTGTGTTTCCTTCCTCAGCTGGTTTTGGAGGTCAATTATATTACTCTCCAATTTTTTGACTTGCTTGAGCATATTCTTGCCTCTGTCCTCTTCAGAGTGACACGACTTTTCCAAAGAACTCACATGTTCTTCCAaagtcttcttttctttctccaactgGTCTATTAAGGTGAATATGTATAACTTTAGAGATTTTATAATTCTGATCATTCAACTCCTGCCCAAGGAGAGAAATCTTGGTTTCTGCTGTGTTTTTGTCGCTCACCAAGGCTTGTCTCTTCGTTTCAAACTCGACCATTCTACATTCACTAGATTGTCATTACTGTTCTTCCAAGTCACGTATATTGGCATTCAACTTCTTCTTGGTCTCCTCAAACATTACTGCATTGGCCTCCTCTTCCAACAGCCTCGTTTCCATATCTTGGAGAATTTCCTCCATCTCCTTTTTCCTATTTGAGAGAGTGAAGACAGTCTAGACATAATTATTATCAATTACCTCATTCAAGTCTTCAAAACGGTCTATTTCCTCTTGCAGGCGTTTTGTGAGGAATTGCTTGTCTTGTATCAGTTCAGTCAATTGACTGGCGGTATCTGATAATTCGGCAGTCTGTTTGTCCAACTGAGATTTGACTTTGGTCAGTTGGTCAGACAAATCCTTTACTTCGTTCTCGCCACGACCACACTCCACCAAAGGAAGTAGCTGGGAGTTATTTTAATGTTGAAACCTTGCTATACAGTCTAAACCAAGGCCATTGCCTTAGTTTGAGATAATTCCGACAGTTTCGTTGAATAACAAGAACACTT from Octopus sinensis unplaced genomic scaffold, ASM634580v1 Contig00724, whole genome shotgun sequence encodes:
- the LOC118760843 gene encoding myosin heavy chain, non-muscle-like, whose translation is MLNDFMDSRKALLPLVECGRGENEVKDLSDQLTKVKSQLDKQTAELSDTASQLTELIQDKQFLTKRLQEEIDRFEDLNETKGEVQKNERKVCAELAELRELNEDKTAQIEHIHSQLSARNEQCLQLTAKYDEELLLKTKYLKESRDNQNKLLSVTEELEMEIESRKKLEKERREISQQLCDLRMEQEETADIGEAEKILRREKEERISVLMKEIEEQRTKSEQMLKEQKTKYSQQAEAHAEQVELLQRLGDVTRRLEVLTAEKEAGEDLVRRLNKEIDVVRGEKESLTAEKARQDKTVRRLQNELEDANIQLESCQGVIASFESKQKKFDSCLQEEKNGRAK
- the LOC115226961 gene encoding myosin heavy chain, embryonic smooth muscle isoform-like → MLRNDMTRRDVSYQSDKTEWERQARERTEEYEERLRSMARKLKESENMLDDEQKSRLVSASSKKKLEGELGALSSAMAQLESERDNLLKQNKKLGSGLKEALRESTEAHARAEQHSANLVQSQTKVKSLTNELEEALNTAGSLEQIKKALQEERDQYKDESTYKNTRLSSLQQELAQYKRTVSSLQSELEEEVNSHEELEELVRRVQSQHEQSCQELAVERNKAVRAGDLLSTSERQNRDLKNRIAVLEEDYARSKTSASAVQVLEQKVAKVEALLESESRLLCCNKNSRDRESALRSVRSLERKLRESQQNVEDEHRMVESFKSQVDMANSRNKLLKRNMDEADDELNAMRSKLRKVQNERDELVESVEILQREIAQKSRYAFVLDFNF